The Thermanaerothrix sp. genome segment GGATTTCCTCCAGTACCCGCCGATCGCCGGTGGTAAAGGCTTCCAGGGCCCATTCCATCCGCAGAATGCGGGGCATGAGGTACATGGTAATGATACGACGAGGAAGGGCCGGCTCAATCGGTT includes the following:
- a CDS encoding alpha-glucosidase/alpha-galactosidase, with amino-acid sequence PIEPALPRRIITMYLMPRILRMEWALEAFTTGDRRVLEEILIRDPRTRSYEQVQKVWDAIFALPFHEELRQYFHVSKK